A genomic region of Zea mays cultivar B73 chromosome 6, Zm-B73-REFERENCE-NAM-5.0, whole genome shotgun sequence contains the following coding sequences:
- the LOC103630392 gene encoding beta-glucosidase BoGH3B yields the protein MAPEARGEAAPVYRDALTPVEERVRDLLGRMTLREKAAQMAQIERTVATPRALTELGAGSVLNAGGSMPCEQASPADWAAMVDGFQRLAISSRLGVPILYGTDAVHGHNNVYGATVFPHNVGLGACRDGELARRIGEATALEVRATGIHWTFAPCVAVCRDPRWGRCYESYSEDPEIVRSLTTIVSGLQGQPSADHPHGYPFLASPRENVLACAKHFAGDGGTDKGVTEGNAICSYEDLEAIHMRPYPDCMAQGVATVMTSYSKWNGEPLHSSRYLLTDVLKGKLGFKGFLISDWEGIDRICEPRGSDYRYCIAQSVNAGMDMIMIPHRFEKFLDDIVFLVEAGEIPMSRIDDAVERILRVKFISGVFEHPFSDQSLLDIVGCKEHRLLAREAVRKSLVLLKNGKDQKEPFLPLARDAKRILVAGTHADDIGYQCGGWTIAWPGDSGKVTLGTSILEAIQELVGVQTEVVHEKYPTKAMIETGGFSYAVVVVGEVPYAEWIGDRTDLSIPFNGSDLIIRVASKIPILVIVISGRPLIIESQVLEKIDALVAAWLPGSEGMGITDCLFGDHDFVGTLPVTWYKSVDQLPINAGDSNYDPLFPVGYGLKMFRSDDDST from the exons ATGGCGCCGGAGGCGCGAGGTGAGGCGGCGCCGGTGTACAGGGACGCATTGACGCCGGTGGAGGAAAGGGTGCGAGACCTGCTGGGCCGCATGACGCTGCGTGAGAAGGCGGCGCAGATGGCCCAGATCGAGCGCACCGTCGCGACGCCGCGCGCCCTCACGGAGCTCGGGGCCGGCAGCGTTCTCAACGCCGGGGGAAGCATGCCCTGCGAGCAAGCCTCCCCCGCCGACTGGGCCGCCATGGTTGACGGCTTCCAGCGCCTTGCGATCTCCTCCCGCCTCGGCGTCCCCATCCTCTACGGCACCGACGCCGTCCACGGCCACAACAACGTCTACGGCGCCACCGTGTTCCCCCACAATGTCGGTCTCGGGGCCTGCAG GGACGGAGAGCTCGCGCGTAGGATCGGCGAGGCGACGGCGCTTGAGGTTCGCGCCACTGGCATCCACTGGACCTTCGCGCCATGCGTCGCC GTCTGTCGGGATCCTAGGTGGGGTAGATGCTACGAAAGCTACAGCGAGGACCCAGAAATCGTGCGCTCGTTGACCACCATTGTCAGCGGTTTGCAGGGGCAGCCGTCAGCGGACCATCCTCATGGTTACCCCTTCCTCGCTTCGCCTAG GGAGAATGTACTTGCTTGCGCTAAGCATTTCGCAGGGGATGGCGGCACGGACAAGGGGGTCACTGAGGGGAACGCCATTTGCTCCTATGAGGATTTGGAAGCAATCCATATGAGACCTTACCCGGATTGTATGGCTCAAGGGGTGGCAACAGTAATGACGTCCTACTCTAAATGGAATGGGGAGCCATTGCATTCGAGTCGCTACTTGTTAACAGATGTTCTGAAGGGCAAGTTAGGCTTTAAG GGTTTTCTCATTTCAGATTGGGAGGGCATTGACAGGATCTGTGAGCCTCGAGGGTCTGATTATCGCTATTGCATTGCACAATCAGTAAATGCAGGAATGGACATG ATTATGATACCTCATAGGTTTGAGAAATTTTTGGATGATATTGTGTTCTTGGTGGAGGCGGGGGAGATACCAATGTCTCGTATTGATGACGCTGTTGAACGAATTCTGAGGGTCAAGTTTATTTCTGGAGTGTTTGAGCATCCATTTTCAGACCAATCTCTACTGGACATAGTTGGTTGTAAG GAACATCGATTACTAGCGCGTGAAGCTGTTCGCAAGTCTTTGGTACTTCTGAAAAATGGCAAGGATCAGAAGGAGCCATTTCTTCCATTGGCCAGAGATGCAAAAAGAATACTGGTTGCAGGAACACATGCTGACGATATTGGATATCAATGTGGTGGCTGGACGATAGCGTGGCCTGGAGACAGTGGAAAAGTAACTCTTG GTACAAGCATATTGGAGGCCATACAAGAATTAGTGGGAGTGCAAACTGAAGTTGTGCATGAGAAATACCCAACCAAAGCTATGATTGAAACTGGGGGTTTTTCCTATGCGGTGGTGGTTGTTGGAGAGGTTCCATATGCTGAATGGATAGGAGATAGAACTGACCTTAGTATCCCGTTTAATGGCTCTGACCTTATCATCCGTGTTGCAAGTAAAATCCCTATCCTAGTGATTGTTATTTCTGGAAGGCCATTGATTATTGAGTCACAAGTTTTGGAAAAGATAGATGCTCTAGTCGCTGCCTGGCTGCCTGGAAGTGAAGGCATGGGAATTACCGATTGCCTCTTTGGAGATCATGATTTTGTGGGCACATTGCCTGTGACATGgtataagtctgttgatcaattgCCTATAAATGCTGGAGACTCTAACTATGACCCGTTATTCCCTGTTGGATATGGGCTGAAAATGTTTCGAAGTGATGATGATTCAACATAA